In a genomic window of Spinacia oleracea cultivar Varoflay unplaced genomic scaffold, BTI_SOV_V1 SOVchr0_031, whole genome shotgun sequence:
- the LOC130465000 gene encoding LOW QUALITY PROTEIN: eukaryotic translation initiation factor-like (The sequence of the model RefSeq protein was modified relative to this genomic sequence to represent the inferred CDS: inserted 1 base in 1 codon), producing NLLCSLYDQIFKPGKLVANADFHLFKAGVEPKWEDPECAHGGKWTVSASRKTNLEAMWLETLMALTGEQFDEADXICGVVASARSRGDKLSLWTRNAANEAVQ from the exons AATCTTTTATGCAGCCTGTATGATCAGATATTCAAGCCCGGCAAGTTAGTAGCAAACGCTGATTTCCATTTGTTCAAGGCTGGAGTTGAACCTAAATGGGAGGATCCTGAGTGTGCACATGGAGGCAAGTGGACTGTTTCTGCTAGCAGAAAGACGAATCTTGAGGCAATGTGGCTTGAAACT TTGATGGCTCTAACTGGGGAGCAGTTCGATGAAGCTG AGATATGTGGTGTGGTTGCTAGTGCGCGTTCAAGGGGAGACAAACTTTCACTGTGGACAAGAAATGCTGCGAATGAGGCTGTGCag